The DNA sequence AGACTCGTCCCCGCCAAAGTATGCAGCGAAGCTTGAGAAAAAAGAGTCATCTCCATGCCATCCCCTCCTTGATTCGCACATAAAGCCAGGCACACAGTTAAGGCGCTGGCTTCTCTTTTGCGTGTGGTTCGGTTTTTTCGATTCGCCTGCGCACCTTTCTCACTAACTCTTCCCGCACTTCTTGTGCAATCTCTTCATCGACTACGCCATGACTCATCGATACCTTGCGAATGAGTCGGTCAAAACGCAAAAGGATGTCTTCCATGGCTTTGGCATCTCCAGCCTTTGCGCGTGCGAGCACATCTTTGATCCGCACATTCATGCATTCCACCACATGGTTCGCAGGGTGTGCAATGCGCGTTGATGTAGGCGGCTCACTTGCTGTTGTGTCAGCTATAGATGAGCGGCTATTTCTTGTTGGGTATATCCATGCTCATACATTTCATACAAAATGATGGACTCGAAAAGCGGAAGTTGGTGAAGGAGCATATCCATTTCGACTTGCGTAAATAAATGAGATGAAGTTGGGCATGGAACGGCAGCCAAAGGGTCTTCTTCAGCAGAGGAGTGCGTTTGGCTCAAAAGTACTTCTCGTGTTTGTCTAGCTTTTATAATTCTTGCGCGAACAGCTGCATGTCGAATGACTTACACACACCAACGAATACTTCTTGCTTCTTCGTATTTCAAAGAGTTCACATGATTCATAAGCGCCTCGCCTCCAGTTTTCCTTGGAGTTGAAAACATTATATCGAACATATGTTCTTTATACAAGCCATGGATGGTTCTACTCTATAAAGACACTTTGAATGGTTCTTTTTACGCATGAAGAAGAGCCATTTATAGATGATTTTCTTTTGTTCTATGGGAGGATGGCTTGTCTCTAGGTATCAATCGACATGTTGTTTCATGTCCGTTTGAAGCAATCGTCAAATGGATAGGTTATAAGGAAAGGGAAAATGAATATGGCAGAATCCAATCGATTGCGTGAGGTCCTTCAAAAAAGAGGAATCAAACAAACCTGGTTAGCTGATCGAGTGGGGATCACCTATCAAACACTGAGTGACATTGTCAACGGGAAACGAACCCCCAGCTCCCTGTAGCCAAGCGAATTGCTAAGGCGCTTGAATGATCTATTGAGGAGATATGGACAGAGTGACCATTTCTTCCAAGCATTTTTGTGTCCTTTTTGGACATGATTTGCAAAAGTGATGAGCATGACCTTCCCCACCGCATGTTTCGCTTAGCAACATGCATCGACAGTTCCAGCAATAATGCCAACGTTGTTTGCTCATTTCGCCTCCACCCATCGCATCTGAATCTGTACCATGTCTCGATAGCGGTTCTCCTCCACATGGACAAGCACATGACGCTGGGTTCGTTCTAGCCATTGTGCAATCCGTTCCCCTTCTCCAAACGCGACGAGCGAATAGCTACGTCCCGTTCCTTCTTTCACGCGTGCGCGTAGTTGTTGCTGTTTGGCGCCCATCGTCTGTACATCTCCAATGTGTACATCGCGCAAAAAGAAAATAGGCTCTGAATTCGCTTGGCCAAACGGTTCAAGTCGTTTCAGATCGGCGATGAACTGCGGTGTCAATTCATGCACGTGTAGCGGTGCATCCACATCGATATGCGGTGGTTCCCACTCGATACCCTGTGCGACCGTTGCCCATGCACTCCGTAAGTCGTTAATTCGATCTGCAGGTAAGGAGAATCCTGCCGCCGCTGCGTGGCCACCAAACGCCGTGAACACACTTGTTTTTGCTTGTACCGCCTGCAACAACGCATAGAGATCCACACCAGGTACACTCCGTCCTGATCCTTTAGCGACGCCATCTTTGATCGACAGGCACAGCGTAGGCTTGTACAGGTTTTGCGTGAGTTTCCCTGCGACGATCCCAATGACTCCTTCATGCCACGATTCACCTGCGACAACGAGTGTTTGATCTGTCCAAGCGTGTTCTTCGATCTGAGCTAGCGCTGACATGTAGATGTGCTCTTGAATGACTTGTCGCTTGTGATTGAGTGCGTGAGCTTCAAGCGCTAGACGTTCTGCTTCTATTGGATCATCTGCAAGAAGCAGTTCAACCGCACGCTTGGCATGAGCCAGACGACCGATGGCATTGATGCGAGGAGCCAACTGGAACGCCACGTGTGTTGACGTTACACCTTGCTTGCTGTTAGCCACATCAGCTAGTGCATGGATGCCTACGCTTGGAGACCGATTGATCTGACGCAAGCCTTCTTTAACGAAGATACGATTCTCGCCAATCAGTGGGACTTGATCGGCAATCGTAGCGAGTGCCACTAACTCCATTAATTCTTCCGGGAAAACACCGAGTAACGCTTGCGCAAGCTTGAACGCCACACCTGCCCCGCATAACTCAGAAAACGGGTAATCGCCGAGCGCTGGATGGACAAGTGCATAGGCGTCAGGCAGTTGATGGCCAATATGGTGATGATCCGTCACGATGAGATCGATCCCACTTGTACGCGCAAGATCTGCCGCTTCGAGTGCGGCGATTCCATTGTCCGCAGTGATGATGAGATGGACACCTTGCTCCTTCGCGTCGATGACCGCTTGCGGACGAATCCCGTAGCCTTCGCAAAATCGATCCGGCACGCGCCAAAGGGGATCTACGCCCAGTTTACGCAAGGCTTTGACGAGAATCGTGACCGATGAAACGCCATCGACGTCGTAGTCACCAAAGATCATCACGGTTTCCTTGCGCACAATCGCATCCTGTATACGCGCTACTGCCTTGTGCATGTCGTGCATGAGAAAGGGGTCATGAAGTTGTGCGCGTGATGGAGATAGAAACGCTTGTGTCGATGCTACGTCATAACCACGCGCTGCTACAATGCGCGCAATGAGTGGGTGGAGTTGATGGGTATGTGCGATGTGTTGAGCAAGTTCGATATCTGCTTGCCTACCTATCCAACGTTTCATGAAAAGATCCCTCACTAAGTCTGTGTCTACTCAAGAATACACGAAAATAACGCTATCTGTTTTGTATTCTGATAGAGTTTACAGAAGTCATCTATGAAGATGAAGGATGAGTAGTATGGGGTTCTATGTTCAAAGTGGATTGCAAAATAGACGTGCAGATTTTCGCAAGAAGTTTCTCTATAGACGCTTGGTCATAGACGCACCCGTTTGAAAAAAGGGGCGGACGAATGCCAAGCGACATGGTTTTTCACGATGATCATAAACGGTCATCACATCATGTGCCAAAAAGGAACGAGGAGTTTGTCTTTTTTCTTGCACCTATTACGGCATAGCATGCACACACAGGATACAGACTCAGTTAGGTTCTTATGCGCTATTTATGCAAAAATAATGTATAAATAGCGCATAAGAAAAGGAGGGTCTTCTTGCACATTCGTTACCCTTATGCGCAAGTAGTTTTATTGCTAGATTGGCATAAAAATAGCGGGCCTCTCATTCTTTTTCG is a window from the Sulfoacidibacillus ferrooxidans genome containing:
- the recJ gene encoding single-stranded-DNA-specific exonuclease RecJ codes for the protein MKRWIGRQADIELAQHIAHTHQLHPLIARIVAARGYDVASTQAFLSPSRAQLHDPFLMHDMHKAVARIQDAIVRKETVMIFGDYDVDGVSSVTILVKALRKLGVDPLWRVPDRFCEGYGIRPQAVIDAKEQGVHLIITADNGIAALEAADLARTSGIDLIVTDHHHIGHQLPDAYALVHPALGDYPFSELCGAGVAFKLAQALLGVFPEELMELVALATIADQVPLIGENRIFVKEGLRQINRSPSVGIHALADVANSKQGVTSTHVAFQLAPRINAIGRLAHAKRAVELLLADDPIEAERLALEAHALNHKRQVIQEHIYMSALAQIEEHAWTDQTLVVAGESWHEGVIGIVAGKLTQNLYKPTLCLSIKDGVAKGSGRSVPGVDLYALLQAVQAKTSVFTAFGGHAAAAGFSLPADRINDLRSAWATVAQGIEWEPPHIDVDAPLHVHELTPQFIADLKRLEPFGQANSEPIFFLRDVHIGDVQTMGAKQQQLRARVKEGTGRSYSLVAFGEGERIAQWLERTQRHVLVHVEENRYRDMVQIQMRWVEAK
- a CDS encoding helix-turn-helix transcriptional regulator — protein: MNMAESNRLREVLQKRGIKQTWLADRVGITYQTLSDIVNGKRTPSSL
- a CDS encoding helix-turn-helix domain-containing protein encodes the protein MNVRIKDVLARAKAGDAKAMEDILLRFDRLIRKVSMSHGVVDEEIAQEVREELVRKVRRRIEKTEPHAKEKPAP